A region from the uncultured Sunxiuqinia sp. genome encodes:
- a CDS encoding transposase, with the protein MYKNDGVTRRYSESFKLKILAELSTGKYSKRQLSRIYGIQSSTINEWIRKYDRKDLMNTRIMVQTKDEISRLKELQKEIEQLKKLLIKKDLDKLVQDSYLEVAAENLGYKSVEELKKNLNIKP; encoded by the coding sequence ATGTATAAAAATGATGGAGTAACACGGCGTTACAGCGAGAGTTTTAAACTCAAAATTTTAGCCGAACTTAGCACGGGTAAATACTCAAAAAGACAATTATCCCGGATTTACGGGATACAGTCAAGTACAATCAATGAATGGATACGAAAGTATGACCGCAAAGATTTAATGAATACGCGTATTATGGTACAAACAAAAGATGAAATCAGCCGCTTAAAAGAACTTCAAAAAGAAATCGAGCAGCTAAAAAAACTCTTGATTAAAAAGGATTTAGACAAGCTCGTACAAGATTCTTATTTGGAAGTGGCTGCCGAAAACTTAGGCTACAAAAGTGTTGAGGAACTAAAAAAAAACTTAAACATCAAGCCCTGA
- a CDS encoding IS3 family transposase: protein MKASSKTKQTGIASMSEVCALFHLKRDAFYKYIKRWERCKSLESQVIQLVKEERKEQPRVGVRKLHETLQPSFEAKQIKLGRDSLFNILRANNMLVKRKRAYAKTTNSYHHFHKYNNLIKELEITKPNQVWVSDITYIRTVKGFCYLALITDLYSRKIIGHDISDSLELSGCLRALKKALWHTRPAAGLIHHSDRGVQYCSHMYVNELKRKGINISMTEENHCYENAVAERVNGILKDEFYLDQCFFSTSHAKRATKNAIKLYNNKRLHLSLGYKTPNAVFKNVA, encoded by the coding sequence ATGAAAGCTTCCTCAAAAACAAAACAAACGGGTATAGCAAGCATGTCGGAGGTATGTGCCCTATTCCACCTAAAACGCGATGCATTCTATAAATACATTAAGCGTTGGGAACGTTGCAAGTCGCTTGAATCGCAAGTAATACAGCTTGTAAAGGAAGAACGCAAAGAGCAACCCAGAGTGGGCGTACGTAAGCTACACGAAACACTACAACCCTCTTTTGAGGCCAAACAGATTAAACTTGGCAGGGACTCTCTGTTTAATATACTCAGAGCGAATAATATGCTGGTGAAACGGAAAAGGGCGTATGCTAAAACAACCAATTCATATCACCATTTCCATAAATACAACAATCTTATCAAGGAGTTGGAAATCACAAAACCAAACCAAGTATGGGTTTCTGATATTACATACATCAGAACCGTAAAAGGCTTTTGTTATTTAGCGCTGATTACAGACTTGTATTCACGGAAAATAATCGGACACGACATCAGCGATAGCCTGGAGCTGTCGGGATGCCTACGGGCCCTCAAAAAGGCCCTGTGGCATACAAGACCAGCGGCCGGACTTATACATCACTCCGACAGAGGGGTGCAGTATTGCAGCCATATGTATGTAAATGAGTTAAAAAGAAAAGGAATAAACATAAGTATGACAGAAGAAAATCATTGTTATGAAAACGCAGTTGCTGAAAGAGTTAACGGTATTTTAAAAGATGAGTTCTATCTCGACCAGTGCTTCTTTTCAACCAGCCATGCAAAACGTGCTACAAAAAATGCTATTAAACTATATAATAATAAAAGGCTTCATTTATCTTTAGGGTATAAAACACCAAACGCAGTGTTTAAAAATGTAGCTTAA
- a CDS encoding glycoside hydrolase family 130 protein, with product MQVAVNRKNTKFLPDSSRVIARFLFTTEERAIATIQSVLAMTENEVRLSLSSVLRDYSLRHRNISAIFERHFNKIAHLFVQLNMDANSLDNKLRMLIGSYFTMEYSVDSAALFNPSIVEHPYQSELSLNEKRVILSLRATGEGHISSIVFRTGILDKNGNLTLEPMGSMLEEAQHIKRHIYDKKSFTNKLKEMDFHSIVPPALILDKLGDTFTYGELRKSAQEARASLHLAADKELLISQIVWLASSHYELQFSLDTNISERVIFPVSINEKNGIEDARFVKFTDDNGEIMYYATYTAYNGSTILPKLLYTKDFYHFNSLPIHGEIAQNKGMALFPRKINGKYAMLCRLDGFNNYIAFSDTINIWREAKLIQKPKFPWEMIQIGNCGSPIETDKGWLVLTHGVGPMREYAIGASLFDLDNPEIEIGRLKSPLLSPNEDEREGYVPNVVYSCGSMIHNDKLILPYAMSDYASTYATIKLNELLDELQKSKT from the coding sequence ATGCAAGTTGCCGTAAATAGAAAGAATACAAAGTTTCTTCCAGACTCATCCAGAGTTATCGCACGCTTTTTATTTACAACCGAAGAAAGAGCAATTGCCACCATACAATCGGTACTAGCTATGACGGAAAATGAAGTACGTTTAAGTTTAAGTTCTGTACTGAGAGATTATTCACTACGACACCGTAATATCAGTGCTATCTTTGAACGACATTTTAACAAAATTGCACATTTATTTGTACAACTAAATATGGATGCTAATTCGCTTGATAATAAGTTGCGAATGCTAATTGGTTCATACTTTACCATGGAGTATTCCGTTGATTCTGCTGCCCTTTTCAATCCTTCTATTGTTGAACATCCCTACCAGTCAGAGCTAAGTCTCAACGAAAAAAGAGTTATATTAAGTTTAAGAGCCACAGGCGAAGGACACATTTCGTCTATTGTGTTTAGAACTGGAATTCTTGACAAAAATGGTAATCTTACCTTAGAGCCCATGGGGAGTATGTTGGAAGAGGCTCAACATATAAAACGGCATATCTACGATAAAAAATCGTTTACCAACAAACTGAAAGAAATGGACTTTCATTCTATCGTTCCCCCCGCATTGATACTTGACAAACTCGGTGATACATTTACATATGGAGAGCTCAGGAAAAGTGCTCAAGAAGCAAGAGCCAGTCTTCATCTGGCTGCCGATAAAGAGTTATTGATTAGTCAAATAGTATGGCTGGCCTCTTCACATTATGAACTTCAATTTTCCTTAGATACCAACATTTCTGAAAGGGTAATTTTTCCGGTTTCAATTAATGAAAAAAATGGTATCGAAGATGCCCGTTTCGTCAAGTTTACAGATGATAATGGTGAAATAATGTATTATGCAACTTACACTGCATATAATGGCAGTACTATTTTACCCAAATTACTTTACACCAAAGATTTTTATCATTTTAATAGTTTGCCAATTCATGGTGAGATTGCACAAAATAAGGGAATGGCATTGTTTCCCAGAAAAATAAATGGAAAATATGCAATGCTTTGCCGTTTGGACGGATTCAATAATTACATAGCCTTTTCAGATACAATAAATATTTGGCGAGAAGCCAAGTTAATACAGAAGCCTAAGTTTCCATGGGAAATGATTCAAATTGGCAATTGTGGTTCTCCTATAGAAACCGACAAAGGTTGGCTGGTGTTAACACACGGTGTTGGCCCTATGCGCGAATATGCTATAGGGGCATCGTTGTTTGATCTTGATAATCCTGAAATTGAAATTGGAAGATTGAAGAGTCCGTTATTATCGCCCAATGAAGATGAAAGAGAAGGCTACGTCCCAAATGTTGTTTATTCCTGCGGTTCCATGATTCATAATGATAAGCTTATTTTACCGTATGCCATGTCAGATTACGCATCAACCTATGCCACTATTAAACTAAATGAACTCTTGGATGAATTACAAAAATCTAAGACTTAA
- a CDS encoding RNA polymerase sigma factor, which produces MEQDIINKLRKKDYKVQEYFYKTYAKSMFLTIYRYLNNEEDTAEVLNDGFYKAFSQLDKFKEGGLNELLSWIKRIMINESLQLLRKRKELTFVELNENETKHITVNSVINLEAEELFNLITKLPSKYRIAFNLFVVEGYNHQEISEMMYISESTSRSYVLRARLKLQEIIKITYNHELR; this is translated from the coding sequence TTGGAACAAGACATCATAAATAAGCTAAGAAAAAAGGACTACAAGGTACAAGAGTACTTTTATAAGACATATGCAAAATCAATGTTCCTGACAATTTATCGATATTTAAATAATGAAGAAGATACAGCAGAGGTTCTAAATGATGGATTCTATAAAGCTTTTAGTCAGTTGGATAAATTCAAGGAAGGTGGATTAAATGAATTATTATCATGGATAAAAAGAATAATGATTAATGAAAGCTTACAATTACTAAGAAAAAGAAAGGAGCTAACATTTGTTGAACTTAATGAAAATGAAACTAAGCATATAACTGTCAATTCTGTCATTAATTTAGAAGCAGAGGAGTTATTCAATTTAATCACAAAACTACCATCAAAATATCGAATTGCATTTAATTTATTTGTGGTAGAGGGCTATAACCATCAAGAAATATCAGAAATGATGTATATCTCTGAAAGTACTTCGAGGTCTTATGTATTAAGGGCAAGATTAAAACTTCAAGAAATCATTAAAATTACGTACAATCATGAACTTAGATAA
- a CDS encoding FecR domain-containing protein: MNLDKNDIEIRNKLANMDNFPEKIHWKVNKGWEDYQRKYSNRKHTFRYIKLSVAAAVILVIVSMGIVISNKSGQNNLNISALDQKKDILLSDGSKIYMNINTHVKISGRKIKINGEAYFELKGKNQYKIQTPHGVFFAEQSDFNIKARKQSKNALLTVSMGVVDILWKSDISIKTSVSNGFEASILPEIAIVQRPVEDLNYLAWKTEELHFENTPFYFVVDKLEELNNIEITLSTNELRYCRVNENFHTLSTSEILKELSKSLNFKLIVNEQQVFIKGAGCS, encoded by the coding sequence ATGAACTTAGATAAAAATGATATTGAAATTAGGAATAAGTTAGCCAATATGGATAATTTCCCTGAAAAGATTCATTGGAAAGTAAATAAGGGATGGGAAGATTACCAAAGGAAATATTCGAACAGAAAACACACTTTTAGGTACATCAAGTTGTCGGTTGCAGCCGCAGTAATTCTTGTAATTGTTTCTATGGGGATTGTTATTTCAAATAAATCAGGACAAAACAATCTTAATATTAGCGCATTAGACCAGAAAAAAGACATCCTATTAAGTGATGGAAGCAAAATCTATATGAATATTAATACGCATGTTAAAATTAGTGGACGAAAGATAAAAATAAACGGTGAAGCTTATTTTGAATTAAAAGGCAAAAATCAATACAAAATACAAACACCTCATGGAGTCTTTTTCGCAGAACAATCAGACTTCAATATAAAAGCAAGAAAACAATCAAAAAATGCCCTTTTAACCGTTTCGATGGGTGTTGTTGATATTTTATGGAAATCCGATATTAGCATAAAAACATCTGTATCCAATGGGTTTGAAGCTAGTATTTTGCCAGAAATAGCTATCGTACAAAGACCAGTTGAAGACCTAAATTATCTTGCATGGAAAACTGAAGAGTTACATTTTGAAAACACTCCGTTTTACTTTGTTGTAGACAAGCTGGAGGAACTAAACAATATTGAGATAACTCTATCAACAAACGAACTAAGGTATTGTCGAGTAAATGAAAACTTTCATACCCTTTCAACTAGTGAAATATTAAAAGAATTATCAAAGTCTTTAAATTTCAAATTAATTGTAAATGAGCAACAGGTTTTCATTAAAGGGGCTGGATGCTCATAA
- a CDS encoding glycosyltransferase family 4 protein produces MKYTFLASYPPRECGIGTFTNNLFKSILNSDNNENEGFIVALSDHDVIYKYPEEVKLVIRQDHQIDYLEAVEYINLSGADVCVLEHEFGIFGGRDGDYILPLLHKLKIPLIVTLHTILKTPSDSQKATLCKICQIADKVVVMSHKAIEFLVDVYNVPKEKIALIEHGVPDIHFKPENCRKEFKLGEKKVLFTFGFLGRNKGVETVIKALPEIVEKHPDVIYIVLGKTHPNVLRESGEEYRISLMRMAKSLNVEKNVVFLNKFLDEQELFKYLYACDVYITPYPHEAQITSGTLSYAVGIGAGVVSTPYWHAAELLANGRGKLFNFNDPSDLSSTLLDLFDHPEKLQAIKQRAYDYGLGITWPKTGDKYCKVAQEIVKVAAKETEAVHKEMDLLVLPSFSLKHINRMTDDTGIIQHAKFGIPNLKEGYCMDDNARALLMATMNYRQFKDPRSLELSTVYLSYIHYMQNPNGTFRNFLSFNRNFLDELGSEDSFARTIWALGFLLGNSPNDSFYQSAKQIFFNATPNFEKLQSIRSIANTIIGISYYLKRAPSDENMIEKLRLLVNKLIKHYDENSTPDWQWFEQIIAYDNGLLPLALLHATEILKDDKVASTAFESMNFLSAVTLKDNCLSVVGNENWYKKGGIRSIFSQQPVDAMAMVLMFHQAFHLTKDKEYIRKLYTCFLWFIGENDLQLNLYDFETHGCNDGFDKDGVNQNQGAESTLAYLISYLAVLQAYEEYNKVD; encoded by the coding sequence ATGAAATATACTTTTCTTGCATCTTACCCACCTAGAGAATGTGGTATTGGTACCTTTACCAACAATTTATTCAAATCAATTTTAAACAGTGACAATAATGAGAATGAGGGTTTTATTGTTGCTTTGAGTGACCATGATGTAATTTATAAATATCCTGAAGAGGTAAAATTAGTTATTCGACAAGATCATCAAATAGATTATTTAGAAGCGGTAGAATACATAAACCTAAGTGGGGCCGATGTTTGTGTACTTGAACACGAATTTGGCATTTTTGGCGGACGAGATGGCGATTACATACTTCCGTTATTACATAAATTAAAAATTCCGCTTATAGTTACGCTGCATACCATACTTAAAACACCATCGGATAGTCAAAAAGCGACTTTATGTAAAATTTGCCAAATAGCAGATAAAGTAGTGGTAATGAGCCACAAGGCTATAGAATTTTTAGTTGATGTTTATAATGTACCAAAAGAAAAAATTGCGCTGATTGAACATGGGGTTCCCGACATTCATTTTAAACCAGAAAATTGCCGTAAAGAATTTAAACTTGGAGAAAAGAAGGTGTTATTCACTTTTGGTTTTTTGGGACGAAACAAAGGCGTTGAAACAGTTATTAAAGCATTACCTGAAATTGTTGAAAAACATCCCGATGTAATTTATATTGTACTGGGAAAAACCCATCCTAATGTTCTGCGCGAATCGGGTGAGGAATATCGTATTTCTCTTATGCGTATGGCAAAAAGTCTCAATGTGGAAAAGAATGTGGTGTTTCTTAACAAATTTCTCGACGAGCAAGAATTGTTTAAATATCTGTATGCCTGTGATGTATATATAACACCCTACCCACACGAAGCACAAATAACCAGTGGAACTCTTTCGTATGCGGTAGGAATAGGTGCCGGAGTTGTATCAACACCTTATTGGCATGCTGCGGAATTATTAGCAAATGGACGAGGAAAATTATTTAATTTCAACGATCCTTCTGATCTTTCATCTACATTATTAGATCTTTTCGATCATCCAGAAAAGTTGCAGGCAATAAAGCAGAGAGCGTATGATTATGGATTAGGTATTACCTGGCCCAAAACAGGAGATAAATACTGCAAAGTGGCACAAGAAATTGTGAAAGTTGCAGCCAAAGAGACAGAAGCAGTTCATAAAGAAATGGATCTTTTAGTTTTGCCGTCCTTCTCGCTCAAGCATATCAATAGAATGACTGATGATACAGGTATAATTCAACATGCAAAATTTGGAATTCCTAATTTAAAGGAAGGGTATTGTATGGATGATAATGCCAGAGCATTACTTATGGCAACAATGAATTACAGACAATTTAAAGACCCGCGTTCACTCGAATTATCTACTGTTTATTTGAGCTATATTCATTACATGCAAAATCCAAATGGTACATTTAGGAACTTCCTGAGTTTTAATAGAAATTTTCTTGATGAACTGGGCTCCGAAGATTCGTTTGCTCGTACTATTTGGGCGCTTGGTTTTTTATTGGGCAATTCACCAAATGATAGCTTCTACCAATCGGCAAAACAGATATTTTTTAATGCCACACCAAATTTCGAAAAGCTGCAATCAATAAGGAGCATAGCTAATACGATAATTGGCATAAGTTATTATCTTAAAAGGGCTCCCTCCGACGAGAACATGATTGAGAAGTTGCGACTGCTTGTAAATAAACTAATTAAGCATTACGATGAAAATAGCACACCCGATTGGCAATGGTTTGAACAAATAATTGCGTACGATAATGGTCTCTTACCTTTGGCTCTTTTACATGCTACAGAAATACTAAAAGACGATAAGGTTGCAAGTACCGCTTTTGAATCTATGAATTTTCTATCAGCGGTAACGTTAAAGGATAATTGCTTATCTGTTGTAGGAAATGAAAATTGGTATAAAAAAGGTGGTATTCGCTCAATATTCTCGCAACAACCGGTCGATGCTATGGCAATGGTTTTAATGTTTCATCAAGCATTTCATCTTACAAAAGATAAAGAATACATAAGGAAACTATATACATGTTTCTTGTGGTTTATTGGCGAAAACGATTTACAGTTAAACTTATACGACTTTGAAACTCATGGCTGCAATGATGGTTTTGATAAAGATGGTGTTAACCAAAACCAGGGAGCCGAAAGTACATTGGCTTATTTGATTTCATACTTAGCTGTTTTACAGGCGTACGAAGAATATAATAAAGTCGATTAA
- a CDS encoding SDR family NAD(P)-dependent oxidoreductase, whose amino-acid sequence MDTKKVWLVTGASKGLGLSLVKRLLNEGYKVVATSRTVESLEKEVGTSANFLPLEVNVTDETSVQNAIAKTLETFGTIDVVVNNAGYGQLGTLEELSDKEARQNFDTNVFGLLNVMRNIMPHLRNKKSGHIINISSIAGFLGAFPGWGIYNATKFAVAGLTEAFSAEAASLGIKSTIVYPGYFKTNFLLQGSLRLAENPIAEYKEARDLEVVHDTQIIGNQPGDPEKAALAFIQLAESENPPLHFFMGSDAFGMANNKIGILQNELSANETLSKSTNF is encoded by the coding sequence ATGGACACAAAAAAAGTATGGCTCGTAACAGGAGCATCAAAAGGATTAGGATTATCCTTAGTAAAAAGACTGTTAAACGAAGGCTACAAAGTAGTCGCAACTTCCAGAACTGTTGAAAGTTTGGAAAAAGAAGTCGGAACATCTGCAAACTTTCTTCCTTTGGAAGTAAATGTAACAGATGAAACAAGTGTACAAAATGCCATTGCCAAAACATTGGAAACATTCGGCACTATTGACGTAGTGGTAAACAATGCAGGTTATGGACAGTTAGGCACTTTGGAAGAACTGAGCGACAAAGAAGCTCGTCAAAACTTTGACACTAATGTGTTTGGTTTGCTGAATGTAATGAGAAATATAATGCCTCATTTACGCAACAAAAAATCGGGACACATCATCAACATTTCTTCCATTGCAGGTTTTTTGGGTGCGTTCCCTGGTTGGGGGATTTACAACGCTACAAAATTTGCTGTTGCGGGTTTAACTGAAGCATTTTCAGCAGAGGCTGCATCTTTGGGTATCAAGTCAACGATTGTTTACCCCGGGTATTTCAAAACAAACTTTTTGTTACAAGGTTCGCTTCGTCTTGCCGAAAATCCGATTGCGGAATACAAAGAAGCAAGAGATTTGGAAGTAGTTCACGACACCCAAATTATCGGTAATCAACCTGGCGACCCCGAAAAAGCGGCACTTGCATTTATCCAATTAGCAGAAAGCGAAAATCCGCCACTTCACTTCTTTATGGGTAGCGATGCTTTCGGAATGGCAAATAACAAAATCGGCATTTTGCAAAATGAATTAAGTGCTAATGAAACGTTGAGCAAATCAACTAATTTTTAA
- a CDS encoding helix-turn-helix transcriptional regulator yields MKNKSIHTFNTISEFHKISGLPKPEHPLVSLVDYGLVEYQTEEKEISWAQNFYTIGLKRNIQGKFHYGQQQYDFDEGLLSFVSSGQLVHLTVEKPKVKPTGFLLLIHPDFIWKTTLAKNIKQYDFFGYAVNEALFLSEKEETVITDIFLNIQREYHSNIDKFSQNIIIAQIELLLNYCERFYQRQFITRKKSSHQILERVENVLNEYFYNDDLINKGLPTARYIAGLLNVSPNYLGSLLKTLTGQTTQQHIHSKLIQKAKERLSTTGLSVSEIAYELGFEHPQSFSKLFKTKTNLSPLEFRQSFN; encoded by the coding sequence ATGAAAAACAAAAGCATACATACATTTAATACCATCAGCGAGTTTCACAAAATTAGTGGTTTGCCAAAACCCGAACACCCGTTGGTTAGTTTGGTGGATTATGGATTGGTGGAATATCAGACCGAAGAAAAGGAAATCAGTTGGGCACAAAATTTTTATACAATCGGGCTAAAACGAAACATACAAGGTAAATTTCATTACGGACAACAGCAATACGATTTTGATGAAGGCTTATTGTCGTTTGTATCATCAGGACAATTAGTTCATCTCACAGTTGAAAAACCAAAAGTAAAGCCAACAGGATTTCTTTTGCTTATTCACCCCGATTTTATTTGGAAAACAACTTTGGCAAAGAATATTAAGCAATACGACTTTTTCGGCTACGCTGTAAACGAAGCCCTTTTTCTCTCAGAAAAAGAAGAAACCGTTATTACAGACATTTTCTTGAATATCCAAAGGGAGTATCATTCTAATATAGACAAGTTCAGTCAAAACATTATCATTGCACAAATAGAATTGTTGCTTAATTATTGCGAACGTTTTTATCAGCGACAATTCATAACCCGAAAGAAAAGTAGTCATCAAATACTTGAACGAGTGGAAAATGTTCTTAACGAGTATTTTTACAATGACGATTTAATAAACAAAGGTTTGCCGACTGCACGATATATTGCAGGCTTACTGAATGTATCTCCTAACTATTTAGGTAGTTTACTCAAAACATTGACAGGACAAACGACACAACAACACATTCACAGTAAACTTATTCAAAAAGCAAAGGAAAGATTATCAACTACAGGCTTGTCAGTAAGTGAAATTGCCTATGAATTAGGCTTTGAACACCCTCAATCATTCAGCAAACTCTTTAAGACAAAAACCAATCTTTCACCTTTGGAATTTAGACAGTCTTTTAACTAA